A genomic region of Brevibacillus sp. JNUCC-41 contains the following coding sequences:
- the pruA gene encoding L-glutamate gamma-semialdehyde dehydrogenase — MNTTLQEKYKHEPFTDFTIEENKNAFNQALKVVQSEMGKGYPLIIGGGSITTDEQIISINPANKEEVIGSVSKANKELAEKAMQAALVAFDTWKKEDPEVRANILFSAADILRERKHEFSAYLVKEAGKPWKEADADTAEAIDFLIFYGRQMMQLKGGAPVESREGEENTFNYIPLGVGIIISPFNFPLAIMAGTAAAAIVAGNTILLKPSNNTPVIAAKFVELLQEAGLPEGVINYIPGSGAEVGDYLVDHPKTRFVSFTGSREVGCRIYERAAKVHPGQIWLKRVIAEMGGKDTVVVDKDADLDLAASSIVYSAFGFSGQKCSAGSRAVVHQDVYDEVLEKAAALTKALSIGNPENMNNYMGPVIDQASFNKITKYIEIGKEEGKLLTGGEGDDSKGYFIQPTIFADVDEKARIMQEEIFGPVLAFCKARDFDHMMEIANNTDYGLTGALLSNNPDHIKRAKEEFHVGNLYFNRGCTGAIVGYQPFGGFNMSGTDSKAGGPDYLILHMQAKTISETI, encoded by the coding sequence ATGAATACTACATTACAAGAAAAATATAAGCACGAGCCATTCACTGATTTTACGATTGAAGAAAATAAAAATGCATTTAATCAAGCCTTAAAAGTTGTTCAATCTGAGATGGGTAAAGGCTACCCCCTAATTATCGGGGGCGGGTCGATTACAACAGATGAACAAATCATTTCGATTAACCCAGCTAATAAGGAAGAAGTAATTGGAAGTGTTTCCAAAGCAAATAAAGAGTTGGCTGAAAAGGCGATGCAAGCCGCGCTAGTTGCTTTCGATACTTGGAAAAAAGAAGATCCTGAAGTACGGGCGAATATTTTATTTAGTGCAGCAGATATTCTCCGCGAACGAAAACATGAATTTTCTGCTTATCTAGTGAAGGAAGCCGGAAAGCCATGGAAAGAAGCAGATGCAGACACGGCAGAAGCGATTGATTTTCTGATTTTTTATGGACGCCAAATGATGCAATTAAAAGGGGGGGCTCCTGTAGAAAGTAGAGAAGGAGAAGAAAATACTTTTAATTATATTCCACTTGGTGTAGGGATCATTATTTCCCCATTTAACTTTCCATTGGCGATTATGGCTGGAACTGCGGCAGCAGCAATCGTAGCAGGGAATACCATTCTTTTAAAGCCGTCGAATAATACACCTGTAATTGCAGCTAAATTTGTGGAACTATTACAAGAAGCTGGCCTTCCTGAAGGAGTAATCAATTACATTCCAGGAAGTGGTGCAGAAGTAGGTGATTACCTTGTTGATCATCCTAAAACCCGCTTTGTATCTTTCACAGGTTCACGTGAGGTTGGCTGCCGTATTTATGAACGTGCCGCAAAAGTACATCCAGGCCAAATCTGGTTGAAGCGTGTGATTGCTGAAATGGGTGGAAAAGATACTGTTGTAGTAGATAAAGATGCTGATTTAGATTTAGCGGCATCCTCGATCGTGTACTCAGCATTTGGATTCTCGGGGCAAAAATGTTCGGCTGGTTCACGTGCGGTTGTACATCAAGATGTCTATGACGAAGTTTTAGAAAAAGCAGCTGCTTTAACAAAGGCTTTATCAATCGGTAATCCAGAAAACATGAATAACTACATGGGTCCAGTTATTGATCAAGCTTCTTTTAACAAGATTACAAAATATATTGAAATTGGAAAAGAAGAAGGCAAGTTGTTAACCGGCGGTGAAGGGGACGACTCTAAAGGCTACTTTATCCAGCCGACTATTTTTGCTGATGTTGATGAAAAAGCCCGCATTATGCAGGAGGAAATTTTTGGTCCTGTTCTGGCTTTCTGTAAAGCCCGCGATTTTGATCACATGATGGAAATAGCGAACAATACGGATTATGGGCTAACTGGAGCGTTGCTCTCAAATAATCCTGATCATATTAAACGGGCAAAAGAAGAATTTCATGTAGGAAATCTTTATTTTAACCGTGGCTGCACAGGAGCGATTGTTGGCTACCAGCCATTTGGCGGTTTTAACATGTCAGGAACAGATTCCAAGGCAGGGGGCCCTGACTATCTTATTTTACACATGCAGGCAAAAACGATTAGTGAAACAATTTAA
- a CDS encoding proline racemase family protein: MINFSKFIETIDTHTMGQPTRIIVSGVPKISGDTMLEKKNNLKKEIPWLRNLLMNEPRGHQDMFGAILCEPSQEGCDAGLIFMDSGDYLNMCGHGTIGTITAGIQFGLLPQKELFFLDTPSGKVECTAKYKDQKVSEVSFRNVPSFVLEKNVNIFIEGYGTIKLDIVFGGSIFAIVDASQFNLKLETSETLVLSKLGMRIKQMLNEQFYFEHPQNPNICTVDLIEFSLKKEKNHYRNVVVFGNGQIDRSPCGTGTSAKLATLDLQVGESIIQESIIDSRFIGKVVGKTTVSGFDAIIPEITGAAWVTGLHRFALEETDPYQQGFTLNQQFVLENA; this comes from the coding sequence ATGATCAATTTTTCTAAATTTATTGAAACAATCGATACCCACACAATGGGTCAGCCAACTAGAATTATTGTAAGTGGGGTTCCAAAAATTTCAGGAGATACAATGTTAGAAAAAAAAAATAATCTTAAAAAAGAAATACCTTGGCTAAGAAATTTATTAATGAACGAACCACGCGGTCATCAGGATATGTTTGGGGCTATTCTTTGCGAACCTTCTCAAGAAGGTTGTGATGCAGGCTTAATATTCATGGACAGCGGTGATTATCTTAATATGTGCGGTCATGGCACAATCGGCACTATTACTGCAGGTATACAGTTTGGCTTGTTACCTCAAAAGGAATTGTTTTTTCTTGATACACCGTCAGGCAAGGTGGAATGTACGGCTAAATATAAAGATCAGAAAGTTAGTGAAGTGTCGTTCCGGAATGTGCCATCTTTTGTTCTTGAAAAAAATGTGAATATTTTTATTGAAGGCTATGGAACCATCAAATTAGATATTGTATTCGGCGGCAGCATATTTGCTATTGTAGACGCGTCACAATTTAATTTGAAATTGGAAACAAGCGAAACTCTTGTCTTATCTAAACTTGGTATGAGAATAAAACAAATGCTTAATGAGCAATTTTATTTTGAGCATCCGCAAAACCCCAATATTTGCACGGTGGATCTTATAGAGTTCAGCTTAAAAAAGGAGAAGAATCATTATCGCAATGTTGTTGTTTTTGGGAATGGACAAATTGACCGTTCCCCATGCGGTACAGGTACTTCAGCCAAATTAGCAACCCTGGATCTTCAAGTTGGTGAAAGTATTATTCAAGAAAGTATTATCGATTCCAGATTTATAGGTAAAGTAGTTGGGAAAACGACAGTATCAGGTTTCGATGCCATTATTCCTGAGATTACAGGGGCAGCCTGGGTTACCGGATTACATCGATTTGCTTTAGAAGAAACCGATCCATATCAACAAGGCTTTACCTTAAATCAACAGTTTGTATTGGAAAATGCTTAA
- a CDS encoding sigma-54 interaction domain-containing protein, which translates to MADFSRDNILFYLEAILKTSKDAVTAVDKTGRVVYWNEAAENTYQIKSNEIIGKNIENYFQMKDIKLYEILKSKQPIFDVYHQPRPDKHISISSSPVFDHGGNLIGAISVDRDITATVKLNDKLSVTTSKLQDLKQQIINQAKNLPFSSIKGSSKIINQIKASAIKVAATDATVLILGESGVGKELFAQAIHESSSRKKRPFVPINCGAIPSPLFESEFFGYEKGSFTGAEQGGKAGKLEEANGGTLFLDELGTMPLDIQVKFLRTLQEGEIYRVGGTKAIKVDIRVIAATNSMLEEMVEKGEFREDLYYRLNVVPLHIPSLRERLEDVPELVNLFIEEFSSKYQKEIQFQSNDMIELFSSYHWPGNIRELRNFVERLVVMTDDAVLQANDILNILPQKAKKIAFEHTTITFQDEISLIEKERIKGALEKTHGNKTLAAKELGFSRVTLYKKINKYGL; encoded by the coding sequence ATAGCGGATTTTAGCAGAGATAATATCCTTTTTTATTTAGAAGCTATTTTAAAAACCAGTAAAGATGCAGTGACAGCTGTTGATAAAACGGGGCGGGTTGTTTACTGGAATGAAGCAGCAGAAAATACTTATCAAATTAAATCAAATGAAATAATAGGGAAAAACATAGAGAACTATTTTCAAATGAAGGACATTAAATTGTACGAAATCTTAAAAAGTAAACAGCCGATATTTGATGTTTATCATCAACCTCGTCCTGATAAGCATATTTCAATCAGTTCTTCTCCTGTTTTTGACCATGGCGGCAACCTGATTGGCGCCATATCGGTAGATCGTGATATAACAGCTACCGTAAAACTAAATGATAAGCTTTCCGTTACAACCTCGAAGCTACAGGATTTAAAACAGCAAATCATAAATCAGGCTAAAAACTTACCGTTCTCCAGCATAAAAGGCAGCAGCAAAATTATTAATCAGATAAAGGCATCCGCTATTAAAGTAGCAGCAACTGACGCAACAGTACTGATATTAGGAGAAAGCGGTGTAGGGAAGGAACTTTTTGCACAGGCCATTCATGAGTCAAGTTCTAGAAAAAAAAGGCCATTTGTTCCTATTAATTGTGGTGCGATCCCCTCGCCCTTATTTGAAAGCGAATTCTTCGGCTATGAAAAAGGTTCGTTTACAGGAGCTGAACAGGGTGGCAAGGCAGGAAAACTAGAAGAAGCAAATGGCGGTACACTATTTTTAGATGAACTAGGCACAATGCCTTTAGATATCCAGGTTAAATTCTTGAGAACTCTTCAAGAAGGAGAAATATATAGAGTAGGTGGCACAAAAGCGATCAAAGTAGACATAAGGGTAATAGCAGCTACAAACAGCATGCTGGAGGAGATGGTGGAAAAAGGGGAATTCAGAGAGGACTTATATTATCGTCTGAATGTGGTTCCCCTTCATATTCCCTCACTTCGAGAGAGATTAGAAGATGTTCCAGAGCTGGTAAATTTATTTATAGAAGAGTTCTCTAGTAAATATCAAAAAGAAATACAATTTCAATCGAATGATATGATAGAGTTATTTTCCTCATACCACTGGCCTGGTAACATAAGAGAATTAAGAAATTTTGTAGAGAGACTTGTGGTCATGACTGATGACGCTGTATTGCAAGCCAATGATATATTGAATATTCTTCCACAAAAGGCAAAAAAAATAGCGTTTGAACATACTACTATCACATTTCAAGATGAGATAAGCTTAATAGAAAAAGAACGAATAAAAGGTGCATTAGAAAAAACGCACGGTAATAAGACATTGGCAGCTAAAGAATTAGGCTTTTCAAGAGTTACTCTTTACAAAAAGATAAATAAGTATGGACTTTAA
- a CDS encoding dicarboxylate/amino acid:cation symporter, translating to MKKFFAFQVLIALFIGALIGHFFPVLGQSLRPIGDAFIHLIKMIVVPIVFTTIVIGSSGDGNMKKMGSLGLKTIIWFEFITTLILGIGLILVNVLKPGAGLNLSHLAQKDITQLNESVTKVVDFKTMLVNIIPSNIVDAMAKSDLLAVIFFAILFGAAAGAIGKKSEPAMKFMESVANIMFKLTQMVMVTAPIGVLALMAASVGQYGIALLIPMTKLIGVVYLGLAIVIFVLFPLIGWFLKISYFKVFRMIWDLFLIAFSTTSTETILPQLMERMEAYGCSKRVVSFVIPSGLSLNCDGSTLYLSVCSIFLAQAYGIPMDFGQQLIVMGVLVATSKGIAAVPSGSLVVLLATASAVGLPAEGVAIIAGIDRVLDMARTACNTPGHVLACIVVSKWEKEFRQGEWKAQSEQSSIRQVPPTF from the coding sequence ATGAAAAAGTTTTTTGCTTTTCAAGTATTAATAGCATTGTTTATTGGAGCACTTATCGGACATTTTTTTCCTGTACTTGGCCAGTCCCTAAGGCCAATTGGCGACGCTTTCATTCATCTTATTAAAATGATTGTTGTGCCTATTGTTTTCACCACTATCGTCATTGGGTCATCAGGCGACGGAAACATGAAAAAGATGGGTTCATTAGGACTTAAAACAATTATTTGGTTTGAATTTATTACCACTCTGATTCTAGGTATAGGTCTTATCCTTGTTAACGTTTTAAAGCCTGGTGCCGGGCTTAATCTGTCCCACCTTGCTCAAAAGGATATCACACAATTAAATGAAAGCGTTACCAAGGTTGTCGATTTTAAAACGATGCTTGTTAACATCATTCCAAGCAACATTGTTGATGCGATGGCAAAAAGTGATTTATTAGCTGTTATATTCTTCGCCATTTTATTTGGTGCAGCCGCTGGAGCAATTGGCAAAAAGTCAGAGCCGGCAATGAAGTTTATGGAATCAGTTGCAAATATCATGTTTAAACTGACACAAATGGTCATGGTAACGGCACCGATTGGTGTACTCGCTCTCATGGCAGCCTCTGTAGGTCAGTATGGCATTGCCCTTTTAATCCCTATGACAAAGTTGATCGGGGTTGTGTATCTTGGGCTTGCTATAGTTATTTTCGTTCTATTCCCATTAATTGGTTGGTTTTTGAAGATTTCTTACTTTAAAGTGTTTCGAATGATATGGGATTTGTTCCTTATCGCTTTTTCTACAACAAGTACGGAAACGATTCTGCCTCAGTTAATGGAACGAATGGAAGCATACGGTTGTTCGAAACGCGTTGTTTCATTCGTTATTCCTTCTGGGCTATCACTGAATTGTGATGGTTCGACATTGTACCTTTCAGTTTGCTCTATTTTCTTGGCGCAAGCATATGGCATCCCGATGGACTTTGGCCAACAGTTGATTGTAATGGGGGTTCTTGTTGCAACTTCAAAAGGAATTGCCGCTGTTCCATCCGGTTCGCTAGTTGTCCTTTTAGCTACAGCCTCAGCAGTAGGGCTTCCTGCAGAAGGCGTAGCAATTATTGCAGGAATTGACCGTGTGCTGGATATGGCACGTACTGCTTGTAATACACCTGGACATGTTCTGGCTTGCATTGTGGTTTCGAAGTGGGAAAAAGAGTTCCGTCAGGGAGAATGGAAAGCTCAATCCGAACAGTCAAGCATTCGGCAGGTGCCACCAACATTTTGA
- a CDS encoding VOC family protein: MKIIVTSIFVQDQDKALEFYSEKLGFVKKQDVPMGKFRWITLVSPEAHDGTELLLEPNEHPAAQEYQKKIFADGIPATMFGVADIHEEYKRLLENGVKFTMEPTKMGEATIAVFDDTCGNLIQILQQ; encoded by the coding sequence ATGAAAATCATTGTTACCAGCATATTCGTACAAGACCAAGACAAGGCACTGGAATTTTATTCAGAAAAGCTGGGATTTGTAAAAAAGCAAGACGTTCCAATGGGGAAATTCAGGTGGATCACGCTTGTTTCTCCCGAAGCTCATGACGGTACCGAGCTTTTACTCGAACCGAATGAGCATCCTGCCGCACAGGAGTATCAAAAGAAGATATTTGCAGATGGCATCCCGGCAACAATGTTTGGCGTTGCAGATATTCATGAAGAGTACAAACGATTATTGGAAAACGGCGTGAAGTTTACTATGGAGCCGACAAAAATGGGCGAAGCCACAATAGCTGTCTTCGACGATACATGCGGCAACCTTATTCAGATATTGCAGCAGTAA